The proteins below come from a single Synechococcus sp. WH 8101 genomic window:
- a CDS encoding amidohydrolase family protein, with amino-acid sequence MAGGPAAAGTLHAWCPASLLEQPGLGDARRDGLVAIEIAWRDGVISALRALPPGAAPPTELMLPRLVEPHAHLDKAFTWADHPNHEGTYAGAMAANRQEHATRNVERVVARAERGLQLAWRHGLRGMRSHVDSLGPGAACSWEALQDRRQLWRGRIELQLVALVPISHWSTPEAGVLARQVVAVGGLLGGVLVPPCRDAQTRRGLEDLLALADRLGCGIDLHIDEADQDPAAGLRLLVHCLDRRPVSVPITCSHASSLSLLSARALAQLADRMATHRLGVVALPLTNGWLLGRRPQQTPLQRPLAPLQQLQRAGVVVAVGGDNVQDPWFPGGSFDPIALMAASLPLAQLAPWQRRGLMPFTTEAARLLGLAWDGRLQLGAPADLILLEATHWGEVLASPPRRRVLVAGRWLTETGADHNTAASGS; translated from the coding sequence ATGGCTGGTGGTCCAGCTGCCGCTGGGACGCTTCACGCCTGGTGTCCCGCCAGCCTGCTCGAACAGCCCGGGTTGGGTGATGCCCGTAGAGATGGCCTGGTGGCGATCGAGATTGCCTGGCGGGACGGGGTGATCAGCGCCCTGCGTGCTCTCCCCCCCGGAGCTGCTCCACCCACCGAGCTGATGCTGCCGAGGTTGGTGGAACCCCACGCCCATCTCGACAAGGCCTTCACCTGGGCGGACCACCCCAATCACGAGGGCACCTACGCCGGGGCGATGGCGGCCAATCGGCAGGAACACGCCACGCGCAACGTGGAGCGGGTGGTGGCCCGCGCCGAGCGGGGCCTGCAGCTGGCCTGGCGCCATGGTCTGCGGGGGATGCGGAGCCATGTCGACAGCCTGGGGCCCGGGGCCGCGTGCAGTTGGGAGGCGCTGCAGGACCGCCGCCAGCTCTGGCGTGGGCGGATTGAGCTTCAGCTGGTGGCTCTGGTGCCGATCAGCCACTGGAGCACTCCGGAAGCGGGCGTGCTCGCCCGCCAGGTCGTTGCGGTGGGGGGGCTGCTGGGGGGCGTGCTCGTGCCCCCTTGCCGCGATGCCCAGACCCGCCGCGGCTTGGAGGATCTGCTCGCCCTGGCGGATCGCCTTGGTTGCGGCATCGATCTGCACATTGATGAAGCGGATCAGGATCCCGCCGCAGGCCTGCGGCTGCTGGTGCATTGCCTGGATCGGCGCCCGGTGTCGGTGCCGATCACCTGCAGTCATGCCAGCAGCCTCTCGTTGCTGTCTGCTCGCGCCCTGGCCCAGCTGGCGGATCGCATGGCGACCCATCGACTCGGCGTGGTGGCCCTGCCGCTCACCAATGGCTGGTTGCTGGGGCGTCGCCCGCAGCAAACCCCCCTGCAGAGGCCGCTGGCGCCGCTGCAGCAGCTGCAGCGGGCCGGTGTGGTGGTGGCTGTCGGAGGCGACAACGTGCAGGATCCCTGGTTCCCCGGTGGCAGTTTCGATCCGATCGCCCTGATGGCAGCCTCCCTGCCCCTGGCCCAGCTGGCGCCTTGGCAGCGCCGCGGTCTGATGCCGTTCACCACGGAGGCCGCCCGCTTGCTGGGGCTGGCCTGGGACGGTCGGCTGCAGCTGGGCGCTCCAGCCGATCTGATCCTGCTGGAGGCCACGCACTGGGGTGAGGTGCTGGCCTCTCCCCCTCGGCGGCGGGTGCTGGTGGCAGGACGTTGGCTGACGGAGACTGGTGCCGATCACAACACGGCGGCCAGCGGCTCATGA